The following are encoded in a window of Magnolia sinica isolate HGM2019 chromosome 11, MsV1, whole genome shotgun sequence genomic DNA:
- the LOC131218176 gene encoding uncharacterized protein LOC131218176 → MAFDKIKKYLLNPSMLMPPIPAKYEACIAGLREAIILNVKKLLVFGDSQLIIHQTNDYWKTKDEKLIPYHVYLENLTKEFEESTFSYMPRAKNQFADTLATLTSMLEIPKGAVEWELTVELQDEPAFYLQINEAETRPNDQSWYTEIKEYLEYHKYPEGATSTDAALSSG, encoded by the exons ATGGCTTTCGACAAAATCAAGAAGTACCTGCTAAATCCTTCAATGCTCATGCCACCTATCCCAG CTAAATATGAGGCATGTATTGCTGGCTTgagagaagccatcatcctcaacgTGAAGAAGTTGCTAGTCTTCGGCGATTCACAACTTATCATCCATCAAACGAATGACTATTGGAAGACTAAGGATGAAAAGTTGATCCCCTATCACGTCTATTTGGAGAATCTAACTAAGGAATTCGAAGAGAGcacattctcttacatgccccgaGCTAAGAACCAATTCGCGGATACCTTGGCAACTCTCACCTCAATGTTGGAAATCCCGAAAGGAGCTGTTGAATGGGAACTTACTGTTGAACTTCAGGATGAACCCGCATTCTACCTGCAGATAAATGAAGCTGAAACTCGCCCGAATGATCAGTCATGGTACACAGAAATCAAGGAATACCTCGAGTATCATAAATACCCAGAAGGAGCAACTTCAACTGACGCCGCACTGTCTAGCGGCTAG